In the Loxodonta africana isolate mLoxAfr1 chromosome 1, mLoxAfr1.hap2, whole genome shotgun sequence genome, one interval contains:
- the TNK2 gene encoding activated CDC42 kinase 1 isoform X9, translating into MGEGSAYQRLVGGEEGQQRLGSSSMQPEEGTGWLLELLSEVQLQQYFLRLRDDLNVTRLSHFEYVKNEDLEKIGMGRPGQRRLWEAVKRRKAMCKRKSWMSKVFSGKRLETEFPPDHSQSAFRKTSPTPGGPAGEGPLQSLTCLIGEKDLHLFEKLGDGSFGVVRRGEWDAPSGKTVSVAVKCLKPDVLSQPEAMDDFIREVNAMHSLDHRNLIRLYGVVLTPPMKMVTELAPLGSLLDRLRKHQGHFLLGTLSRYAVQVAEGMGYLESKRFIHRDLAARNLLLATRDLVKIGDFGLMRALPQNDDHYVMQEHRKVPFAWCAPESLKTRTFSHASDTWMFGVTLWEMFTYGQEPWIGLNGSQILHKIDKEGERLPRPEDCPQDIYNVMVQCWAHKPEDRPTFVALRDFLLEAQPTDMRALQDFEEPDKLHIQMNDVITVIEGRAENYWWRGQNTRTLCVGPFPRNVVTSVAGLSAQDISQPLQNSFIHTGHGDSDPRHCWGFPDKIDELYLGNPMDPPDLLSVELSTSQPTQHLGRVKREPPPRPPQPAIFTQKPTYDPVSEDQDLLSSDFKRLGLRKPGLPRGLWLAKPSARVPGTKAGRSSGGEVTLIDFGEEPVAPAPRPCTPSLAQLAMDACSLLDKTPPQSPTRALPRPLHPTPVVDWDARPLPPPPVYDDVAQDEDDFEVCSINSTLVGTGGPAGPSQGETNYAFVPEQARLLMPLEDNLFLPAQGEGKSPNSAQTAEIFQALQQECMRQLQAPAGSLAPSPSPLGDNKPQVPPRVPIPPRPTRPRGELSPVPSGEEEMGRWPESASPPRVPPREPLSPQGSRTPSPLVPPGSSPLSLRLSSSPGKAMPTTQSFASDPKYATPQVIQAPGPRAGPCILPIVRDGKKVSNTHYYLLPERPSYLERYQRFLREAQSPEEPAPLPVPLLLPPPSTPAPAAPTATVRPMPQAAPDPKANFSTNNSNPGVRPPSLRAAARLLQRGCPGDGSEAGRPTGKVQMLQAMVHGVTTEECQAALQSHGWSVQRAAQYLKVEQLFGLGLRPRGECHKVLEMFDWNLEQAGCHLLGSCGPAHHK; encoded by the exons AGGCTGGGGAGCAGCAGCATGCAGCCGGAGGAGGGCACGGGCTGGCTGCTGGAGCTGCTGTCGGAGGTGCAGCTACAACAGTACTTCCTGCGGCTCCGCGACGACCTCAACGTCACCCGCCTGTCCCACTTTGAGTATGTCAAGAATGAAGACCTGGAGAAGATTGGCATGGGCCGGCCTG gccagcggaggctgtgggaGGCTGTGAAGAGAAGGAAGGCCATGTGCAAGCGCAAGTCCTGGATGAGCAAG GTGTTCAGTGGAAAGCGACTGGAGACTGAGTTCCCTCCTGATCACTCCCAGAGCGCCTTCCGAAAGACCTCGCCCACCCCGGGGGGCCCCGCAGGGGAGGGGCCCCTGCAGAGCCTAACTTGCCTTATCGGGGAGAAGGACCTTCACCTCTTTGAGAAGCTGGGGGATGGCTCCTTTGGCGTGGTACGCAGAGGCGAGTGGGACGCCCCTTCGGGAAAGACG GTGAGTGTGGCTGTGAAGTGTCTGAAGCCTGATGTGCTGAGCCAACCGGAGGCCATGGACGACTTCATCCGGGAGGTCAACGCCATGCACTCGCTTGACCACCGCAACCTCATTCGCCTCTACGGTGTGGTGCTCACACCGCCCATGAAAATG GTGACAGAGCTGGCGCCTCTGGGCTCCTTGTTAGACCGGCTGCGCAAGCACCAGggccacttcctcctggggactctGAGCCGCTACGCTGTGCAGGTGGCTGAGGGCATGGGCTACCTGGAGTCCAAGCGCTTCATTCACCGCGATCTGGCTGCCCGTAATCTGCTGCTGGCCACCCGGGACCTGGTCAAGATCGGGGACTTTGGGCTGATGCGAGCACTACCCCAGAACGACGACCACTATGTCATGCAGGAGCATCGCAAGGTGCCCTTTGCCTG GTGTGCGCCTGAGAGCCTGAAGACACGCACCTTCTCCCATGCCAGCGACACCTGGATGTTTGGGGTGACGTTGTGGGAGATGTTCACCTATGGCCAGGAGCCCTGGATTGGCCTCAATGGTAGTCAG ATCCTGCATAAGATCGACAAAGAGGGGGAGCGCCTGCCGCGGCCTGAGGATTGCCCCCAGGACATCTACAACGTCATGGTTCAGTGTTGGGCTCACAAGCCAGAGGACAGGCCCACCTTCGTGGCCCTGCGGGACTTCCTGCTGGAG GCTCAGCCCACTGACATGCGGGCCCTGCAGGACTTTGAGGAGCCGGACAAGCTACACATCCAGATGAATGACGTCATCACGGTCATCGAGggaag GGCCGAGAATTACTGGTGGCGCGGACAGAACACACGGACACTGTGTGTGGGGCCCTTCCCTCGCAACGTGGTGACCTCCGTGGCAGGCCTGTCAGCCCAGGACATCAGCCAGCCGCTGCAGAATAGCTTCATCCACACGGGGCATGGCGACAGTGACCCTCGCCACTGCTGGGGCTTCCCAGACAAGATTGATGA GCTGTATCTGGGAAATCCCATGGACCCTCCTGACCTGCTGAGTGTGGAACTGAGCACCTCCCAACCCACCCAGCACCTAGGAAGGGTGAAAA GGGAGCCTCCACCTCGCCCACCTCAGCCTGCCATCTTCACTCAGA AACCAACCTACGACCCAGTGAGTGAGGACCAAGACCTCCTGTCCAGCGACTTCAAGAGGCTGGGCCTGCGGAAGCCAGGCCTGCCCCGAGGGCTGTGGCTAGCGAAGCCCTCAGCCCGGGTGCCGGGCACCAAGGCAGGCCGCAGCAGTGGGGGTGAGGTCACACTCATCGACTTTGGCGAGGAGCCTGTGGCCCCGGCCCCACGGCCCTGTACACCCTCCCTGGCACAGCTGGCCATGGACGCCTGCTCCTTGCTGGACAAGACCCCGCCCCAGAGCCCCACACGGGCACTGCCCCGGCCCCTGCACCCCACACCTGTGGTGGATTGGGACGCCCGCCCGCTGCCTCCGCCACCCGTCTACGATGATGTGGCCCAAGACGAGGATGACTTTGAGGTCTGCTCCATCAACAGCACTCTGGTGGGCACTGGCGGCCCTGCTGGGCCCAGCCAAGGCGAGACCAATTACGCCTTTGTGCCGGAGCAGGCGCGGCTGCTCATGCCCCTGGAGGACAACCTGTTCCTCCCAGCCCAGGGTGAGGGCAAGTCGCCCAACTCCGCCCAGACTGCTGAGATCTTCCAGGCGCTGCAGCAGGAGTGTATGCGGCAGCTGCAGGCCCCGGCCGGCTCGCTGGCCCCCTCACCCAGCCCGCTGGGTGACAACAAGCCCCAGGTGCCCCCCCGGGTACCCATCCCCCCACGGCCCACCCGCCCACGTGGGGAACTGTCTCCGGTCCCATCAGGCGAGGAGGAGATGGGGCGGTGGCCCGAATCTGCCTCTCCTCCCCGGGTCCCCCCTCGGGAGCCCCTGTCACCACAAGGCTCAAGGACCCCCAGCCCCCTGGTTCCACCTGGCAGCTCCCCGCTGTCACTCCGGCTCTCCAGCTCACCTGGGAAGGCCATGCCCACCACCCAGAGCTTTGCCTCCGACCCCAAGTATGCCACACCCCAGGTGATACAGGCACCTGGGCCTCGGGCTGGCCCCTGCATCCTGCCGATCGTCCGTGACGGCAAGAAGGTCAGCAATACCCACTACTACCTGCTTCCTGAGCGTCCCTCCTACCTGGAACGCTACCAGCGCTTCCTGCGAGAGGCCCAGAGTCCTGAAGAGCCAGCCCCCCTGCCTGTGCCCCTGCTGCTGCCCCCACCCAGCACCCCGGCCCCTGCCGCCCCCACTGCCACCGTTCGACCGATGCCTCAGGCCGCCCCAGACCCCAAGGCCAACTTCTCCACCAACAACAGCAACCCGGGGGTTCGGCCGCCATCCCTGCGGGCTGCTGCTCGGCTACTGCAGAGGGGCTGCCCTGGGGACGGGTCGGAGGCTGGACGGCCTACAGGCAAGGTCCAGATG CTGCAGGCCATGGTGCATGGGGTGACCACAGAGGAGTGCCAGGCTGCCCTGCAGAGCCACGGCTGGAGTGTGCAGAGGGCTGCCCAGTATCTGAAG GTGGAGCAGCTCTTTGGTCTGGGTCTGCGGCCGCGGGGTGAGTGCCACAAAGTGCTGGAGATGTTCGACTGGAACCTGGAACAAGCCGGCTGCCACCTCCTGGGCTCCTGTGGCCCTGCCCACCACAAGTGA
- the TNK2 gene encoding activated CDC42 kinase 1 isoform X10 yields MGEGSAYQRLVGGEEGQQRLGSSSMQPEEGTGWLLELLSEVQLQQYFLRLRDDLNVTRLSHFEYVKNEDLEKIGMGRPGQRRLWEAVKRRKAMCKRKSWMSKVFSGKRLETEFPPDHSQSAFRKTSPTPGGPAGEGPLQSLTCLIGEKDLHLFEKLGDGSFGVVRRGEWDAPSGKTVSVAVKCLKPDVLSQPEAMDDFIREVNAMHSLDHRNLIRLYGVVLTPPMKMVTELAPLGSLLDRLRKHQGHFLLGTLSRYAVQVAEGMGYLESKRFIHRDLAARNLLLATRDLVKIGDFGLMRALPQNDDHYVMQEHRKVPFAWCAPESLKTRTFSHASDTWMFGVTLWEMFTYGQEPWIGLNGSQILHKIDKEGERLPRPEDCPQDIYNVMVQCWAHKPEDRPTFVALRDFLLEAQPTDMRALQDFEEPDKLHIQMNDVITVIEGRAENYWWRGQNTRTLCVGPFPRNVVTSVAGLSAQDISQPLQNSFIHTGHGDSDPRHCWGFPDKIDELYLGNPMDPPDLLSVELSTSQPTQHLGRVKKPTYDPVSEDQDLLSSDFKRLGLRKPGLPRGLWLAKPSARVPGTKAGRSSGGEVTLIDFGEEPVAPAPRPCTPSLAQLAMDACSLLDKTPPQSPTRALPRPLHPTPVVDWDARPLPPPPVYDDVAQDEDDFEVCSINSTLVGTGGPAGPSQGETNYAFVPEQARLLMPLEDNLFLPAQGEGKSPNSAQTAEIFQALQQECMRQLQAPAGSLAPSPSPLGDNKPQVPPRVPIPPRPTRPRGELSPVPSGEEEMGRWPESASPPRVPPREPLSPQGSRTPSPLVPPGSSPLSLRLSSSPGKAMPTTQSFASDPKYATPQVIQAPGPRAGPCILPIVRDGKKVSNTHYYLLPERPSYLERYQRFLREAQSPEEPAPLPVPLLLPPPSTPAPAAPTATVRPMPQAAPDPKANFSTNNSNPGVRPPSLRAAARLLQRGCPGDGSEAGRPTGKVQMLQAMVHGVTTEECQAALQSHGWSVQRAAQYLKVEQLFGLGLRPRGECHKVLEMFDWNLEQAGCHLLGSCGPAHHK; encoded by the exons AGGCTGGGGAGCAGCAGCATGCAGCCGGAGGAGGGCACGGGCTGGCTGCTGGAGCTGCTGTCGGAGGTGCAGCTACAACAGTACTTCCTGCGGCTCCGCGACGACCTCAACGTCACCCGCCTGTCCCACTTTGAGTATGTCAAGAATGAAGACCTGGAGAAGATTGGCATGGGCCGGCCTG gccagcggaggctgtgggaGGCTGTGAAGAGAAGGAAGGCCATGTGCAAGCGCAAGTCCTGGATGAGCAAG GTGTTCAGTGGAAAGCGACTGGAGACTGAGTTCCCTCCTGATCACTCCCAGAGCGCCTTCCGAAAGACCTCGCCCACCCCGGGGGGCCCCGCAGGGGAGGGGCCCCTGCAGAGCCTAACTTGCCTTATCGGGGAGAAGGACCTTCACCTCTTTGAGAAGCTGGGGGATGGCTCCTTTGGCGTGGTACGCAGAGGCGAGTGGGACGCCCCTTCGGGAAAGACG GTGAGTGTGGCTGTGAAGTGTCTGAAGCCTGATGTGCTGAGCCAACCGGAGGCCATGGACGACTTCATCCGGGAGGTCAACGCCATGCACTCGCTTGACCACCGCAACCTCATTCGCCTCTACGGTGTGGTGCTCACACCGCCCATGAAAATG GTGACAGAGCTGGCGCCTCTGGGCTCCTTGTTAGACCGGCTGCGCAAGCACCAGggccacttcctcctggggactctGAGCCGCTACGCTGTGCAGGTGGCTGAGGGCATGGGCTACCTGGAGTCCAAGCGCTTCATTCACCGCGATCTGGCTGCCCGTAATCTGCTGCTGGCCACCCGGGACCTGGTCAAGATCGGGGACTTTGGGCTGATGCGAGCACTACCCCAGAACGACGACCACTATGTCATGCAGGAGCATCGCAAGGTGCCCTTTGCCTG GTGTGCGCCTGAGAGCCTGAAGACACGCACCTTCTCCCATGCCAGCGACACCTGGATGTTTGGGGTGACGTTGTGGGAGATGTTCACCTATGGCCAGGAGCCCTGGATTGGCCTCAATGGTAGTCAG ATCCTGCATAAGATCGACAAAGAGGGGGAGCGCCTGCCGCGGCCTGAGGATTGCCCCCAGGACATCTACAACGTCATGGTTCAGTGTTGGGCTCACAAGCCAGAGGACAGGCCCACCTTCGTGGCCCTGCGGGACTTCCTGCTGGAG GCTCAGCCCACTGACATGCGGGCCCTGCAGGACTTTGAGGAGCCGGACAAGCTACACATCCAGATGAATGACGTCATCACGGTCATCGAGggaag GGCCGAGAATTACTGGTGGCGCGGACAGAACACACGGACACTGTGTGTGGGGCCCTTCCCTCGCAACGTGGTGACCTCCGTGGCAGGCCTGTCAGCCCAGGACATCAGCCAGCCGCTGCAGAATAGCTTCATCCACACGGGGCATGGCGACAGTGACCCTCGCCACTGCTGGGGCTTCCCAGACAAGATTGATGA GCTGTATCTGGGAAATCCCATGGACCCTCCTGACCTGCTGAGTGTGGAACTGAGCACCTCCCAACCCACCCAGCACCTAGGAAGGGTGAAAA AACCAACCTACGACCCAGTGAGTGAGGACCAAGACCTCCTGTCCAGCGACTTCAAGAGGCTGGGCCTGCGGAAGCCAGGCCTGCCCCGAGGGCTGTGGCTAGCGAAGCCCTCAGCCCGGGTGCCGGGCACCAAGGCAGGCCGCAGCAGTGGGGGTGAGGTCACACTCATCGACTTTGGCGAGGAGCCTGTGGCCCCGGCCCCACGGCCCTGTACACCCTCCCTGGCACAGCTGGCCATGGACGCCTGCTCCTTGCTGGACAAGACCCCGCCCCAGAGCCCCACACGGGCACTGCCCCGGCCCCTGCACCCCACACCTGTGGTGGATTGGGACGCCCGCCCGCTGCCTCCGCCACCCGTCTACGATGATGTGGCCCAAGACGAGGATGACTTTGAGGTCTGCTCCATCAACAGCACTCTGGTGGGCACTGGCGGCCCTGCTGGGCCCAGCCAAGGCGAGACCAATTACGCCTTTGTGCCGGAGCAGGCGCGGCTGCTCATGCCCCTGGAGGACAACCTGTTCCTCCCAGCCCAGGGTGAGGGCAAGTCGCCCAACTCCGCCCAGACTGCTGAGATCTTCCAGGCGCTGCAGCAGGAGTGTATGCGGCAGCTGCAGGCCCCGGCCGGCTCGCTGGCCCCCTCACCCAGCCCGCTGGGTGACAACAAGCCCCAGGTGCCCCCCCGGGTACCCATCCCCCCACGGCCCACCCGCCCACGTGGGGAACTGTCTCCGGTCCCATCAGGCGAGGAGGAGATGGGGCGGTGGCCCGAATCTGCCTCTCCTCCCCGGGTCCCCCCTCGGGAGCCCCTGTCACCACAAGGCTCAAGGACCCCCAGCCCCCTGGTTCCACCTGGCAGCTCCCCGCTGTCACTCCGGCTCTCCAGCTCACCTGGGAAGGCCATGCCCACCACCCAGAGCTTTGCCTCCGACCCCAAGTATGCCACACCCCAGGTGATACAGGCACCTGGGCCTCGGGCTGGCCCCTGCATCCTGCCGATCGTCCGTGACGGCAAGAAGGTCAGCAATACCCACTACTACCTGCTTCCTGAGCGTCCCTCCTACCTGGAACGCTACCAGCGCTTCCTGCGAGAGGCCCAGAGTCCTGAAGAGCCAGCCCCCCTGCCTGTGCCCCTGCTGCTGCCCCCACCCAGCACCCCGGCCCCTGCCGCCCCCACTGCCACCGTTCGACCGATGCCTCAGGCCGCCCCAGACCCCAAGGCCAACTTCTCCACCAACAACAGCAACCCGGGGGTTCGGCCGCCATCCCTGCGGGCTGCTGCTCGGCTACTGCAGAGGGGCTGCCCTGGGGACGGGTCGGAGGCTGGACGGCCTACAGGCAAGGTCCAGATG CTGCAGGCCATGGTGCATGGGGTGACCACAGAGGAGTGCCAGGCTGCCCTGCAGAGCCACGGCTGGAGTGTGCAGAGGGCTGCCCAGTATCTGAAG GTGGAGCAGCTCTTTGGTCTGGGTCTGCGGCCGCGGGGTGAGTGCCACAAAGTGCTGGAGATGTTCGACTGGAACCTGGAACAAGCCGGCTGCCACCTCCTGGGCTCCTGTGGCCCTGCCCACCACAAGTGA
- the TNK2 gene encoding activated CDC42 kinase 1 isoform X4: protein MPAARRFPGLELSFPLLARLRRRLYTRLGSSSMQPEEGTGWLLELLSEVQLQQYFLRLRDDLNVTRLSHFEYVKNEDLEKIGMGRPGQRRLWEAVKRRKAMCKRKSWMSKSAFRKTSPTPGGPAGEGPLQSLTCLIGEKDLHLFEKLGDGSFGVVRRGEWDAPSGKTVSVAVKCLKPDVLSQPEAMDDFIREVNAMHSLDHRNLIRLYGVVLTPPMKMVTELAPLGSLLDRLRKHQGHFLLGTLSRYAVQVAEGMGYLESKRFIHRDLAARNLLLATRDLVKIGDFGLMRALPQNDDHYVMQEHRKVPFAWCAPESLKTRTFSHASDTWMFGVTLWEMFTYGQEPWIGLNGSQILHKIDKEGERLPRPEDCPQDIYNVMVQCWAHKPEDRPTFVALRDFLLEAQPTDMRALQDFEEPDKLHIQMNDVITVIEGRAENYWWRGQNTRTLCVGPFPRNVVTSVAGLSAQDISQPLQNSFIHTGHGDSDPRHCWGFPDKIDELYLGNPMDPPDLLSVELSTSQPTQHLGRVKREPPPRPPQPAIFTQKPTYDPVSEDQDLLSSDFKRLGLRKPGLPRGLWLAKPSARVPGTKAGRSSGGEVTLIDFGEEPVAPAPRPCTPSLAQLAMDACSLLDKTPPQSPTRALPRPLHPTPVVDWDARPLPPPPVYDDVAQDEDDFEVCSINSTLVGTGGPAGPSQGETNYAFVPEQARLLMPLEDNLFLPAQGEGKSPNSAQTAEIFQALQQECMRQLQAPAGSLAPSPSPLGDNKPQVPPRVPIPPRPTRPRGELSPVPSGEEEMGRWPESASPPRVPPREPLSPQGSRTPSPLVPPGSSPLSLRLSSSPGKAMPTTQSFASDPKYATPQVIQAPGPRAGPCILPIVRDGKKVSNTHYYLLPERPSYLERYQRFLREAQSPEEPAPLPVPLLLPPPSTPAPAAPTATVRPMPQAAPDPKANFSTNNSNPGVRPPSLRAAARLLQRGCPGDGSEAGRPTGKVQMLQAMVHGVTTEECQAALQSHGWSVQRAAQYLKVEQLFGLGLRPRGECHKVLEMFDWNLEQAGCHLLGSCGPAHHKR from the exons AGGCTGGGGAGCAGCAGCATGCAGCCGGAGGAGGGCACGGGCTGGCTGCTGGAGCTGCTGTCGGAGGTGCAGCTACAACAGTACTTCCTGCGGCTCCGCGACGACCTCAACGTCACCCGCCTGTCCCACTTTGAGTATGTCAAGAATGAAGACCTGGAGAAGATTGGCATGGGCCGGCCTG gccagcggaggctgtgggaGGCTGTGAAGAGAAGGAAGGCCATGTGCAAGCGCAAGTCCTGGATGAGCAAG AGCGCCTTCCGAAAGACCTCGCCCACCCCGGGGGGCCCCGCAGGGGAGGGGCCCCTGCAGAGCCTAACTTGCCTTATCGGGGAGAAGGACCTTCACCTCTTTGAGAAGCTGGGGGATGGCTCCTTTGGCGTGGTACGCAGAGGCGAGTGGGACGCCCCTTCGGGAAAGACG GTGAGTGTGGCTGTGAAGTGTCTGAAGCCTGATGTGCTGAGCCAACCGGAGGCCATGGACGACTTCATCCGGGAGGTCAACGCCATGCACTCGCTTGACCACCGCAACCTCATTCGCCTCTACGGTGTGGTGCTCACACCGCCCATGAAAATG GTGACAGAGCTGGCGCCTCTGGGCTCCTTGTTAGACCGGCTGCGCAAGCACCAGggccacttcctcctggggactctGAGCCGCTACGCTGTGCAGGTGGCTGAGGGCATGGGCTACCTGGAGTCCAAGCGCTTCATTCACCGCGATCTGGCTGCCCGTAATCTGCTGCTGGCCACCCGGGACCTGGTCAAGATCGGGGACTTTGGGCTGATGCGAGCACTACCCCAGAACGACGACCACTATGTCATGCAGGAGCATCGCAAGGTGCCCTTTGCCTG GTGTGCGCCTGAGAGCCTGAAGACACGCACCTTCTCCCATGCCAGCGACACCTGGATGTTTGGGGTGACGTTGTGGGAGATGTTCACCTATGGCCAGGAGCCCTGGATTGGCCTCAATGGTAGTCAG ATCCTGCATAAGATCGACAAAGAGGGGGAGCGCCTGCCGCGGCCTGAGGATTGCCCCCAGGACATCTACAACGTCATGGTTCAGTGTTGGGCTCACAAGCCAGAGGACAGGCCCACCTTCGTGGCCCTGCGGGACTTCCTGCTGGAG GCTCAGCCCACTGACATGCGGGCCCTGCAGGACTTTGAGGAGCCGGACAAGCTACACATCCAGATGAATGACGTCATCACGGTCATCGAGggaag GGCCGAGAATTACTGGTGGCGCGGACAGAACACACGGACACTGTGTGTGGGGCCCTTCCCTCGCAACGTGGTGACCTCCGTGGCAGGCCTGTCAGCCCAGGACATCAGCCAGCCGCTGCAGAATAGCTTCATCCACACGGGGCATGGCGACAGTGACCCTCGCCACTGCTGGGGCTTCCCAGACAAGATTGATGA GCTGTATCTGGGAAATCCCATGGACCCTCCTGACCTGCTGAGTGTGGAACTGAGCACCTCCCAACCCACCCAGCACCTAGGAAGGGTGAAAA GGGAGCCTCCACCTCGCCCACCTCAGCCTGCCATCTTCACTCAGA AACCAACCTACGACCCAGTGAGTGAGGACCAAGACCTCCTGTCCAGCGACTTCAAGAGGCTGGGCCTGCGGAAGCCAGGCCTGCCCCGAGGGCTGTGGCTAGCGAAGCCCTCAGCCCGGGTGCCGGGCACCAAGGCAGGCCGCAGCAGTGGGGGTGAGGTCACACTCATCGACTTTGGCGAGGAGCCTGTGGCCCCGGCCCCACGGCCCTGTACACCCTCCCTGGCACAGCTGGCCATGGACGCCTGCTCCTTGCTGGACAAGACCCCGCCCCAGAGCCCCACACGGGCACTGCCCCGGCCCCTGCACCCCACACCTGTGGTGGATTGGGACGCCCGCCCGCTGCCTCCGCCACCCGTCTACGATGATGTGGCCCAAGACGAGGATGACTTTGAGGTCTGCTCCATCAACAGCACTCTGGTGGGCACTGGCGGCCCTGCTGGGCCCAGCCAAGGCGAGACCAATTACGCCTTTGTGCCGGAGCAGGCGCGGCTGCTCATGCCCCTGGAGGACAACCTGTTCCTCCCAGCCCAGGGTGAGGGCAAGTCGCCCAACTCCGCCCAGACTGCTGAGATCTTCCAGGCGCTGCAGCAGGAGTGTATGCGGCAGCTGCAGGCCCCGGCCGGCTCGCTGGCCCCCTCACCCAGCCCGCTGGGTGACAACAAGCCCCAGGTGCCCCCCCGGGTACCCATCCCCCCACGGCCCACCCGCCCACGTGGGGAACTGTCTCCGGTCCCATCAGGCGAGGAGGAGATGGGGCGGTGGCCCGAATCTGCCTCTCCTCCCCGGGTCCCCCCTCGGGAGCCCCTGTCACCACAAGGCTCAAGGACCCCCAGCCCCCTGGTTCCACCTGGCAGCTCCCCGCTGTCACTCCGGCTCTCCAGCTCACCTGGGAAGGCCATGCCCACCACCCAGAGCTTTGCCTCCGACCCCAAGTATGCCACACCCCAGGTGATACAGGCACCTGGGCCTCGGGCTGGCCCCTGCATCCTGCCGATCGTCCGTGACGGCAAGAAGGTCAGCAATACCCACTACTACCTGCTTCCTGAGCGTCCCTCCTACCTGGAACGCTACCAGCGCTTCCTGCGAGAGGCCCAGAGTCCTGAAGAGCCAGCCCCCCTGCCTGTGCCCCTGCTGCTGCCCCCACCCAGCACCCCGGCCCCTGCCGCCCCCACTGCCACCGTTCGACCGATGCCTCAGGCCGCCCCAGACCCCAAGGCCAACTTCTCCACCAACAACAGCAACCCGGGGGTTCGGCCGCCATCCCTGCGGGCTGCTGCTCGGCTACTGCAGAGGGGCTGCCCTGGGGACGGGTCGGAGGCTGGACGGCCTACAGGCAAGGTCCAGATG CTGCAGGCCATGGTGCATGGGGTGACCACAGAGGAGTGCCAGGCTGCCCTGCAGAGCCACGGCTGGAGTGTGCAGAGGGCTGCCCAGTATCTGAAG GTGGAGCAGCTCTTTGGTCTGGGTCTGCGGCCGCGGGGTGAGTGCCACAAAGTGCTGGAGATGTTCGACTGGAACCTGGAACAAGCCGGCTGCCACCTCCTGGGCTCCTGTGGCCCTGCCCACCACAA GCGCTGA